In Candidatus Bathyarchaeia archaeon, the genomic stretch TCTAAGCGCAGCCAACAGAAGGATGCAAGAAGCCGTTAAGATAAGCCCTAATATATGCCAATGGGCGGAGCCAGCAGCCCAATCACCTAAGGGAGCGGAGTCAACAATAAAGCCTCCAACAGGTCTAGGCGTAAGAACCCAAATATAAGCCGTAACGCTAATCTCCCCACCGGGAGCCAGAGTCCTGGGACCCCAATAATATGCTACGGCGCTATCGGCATCTGAAAAGCCAGCAATCTTACGGTTAGAGTCAATAGTGAAGTTCCACGCATTATCATAGAGACCTAGCGGGGTTCTACCCCATGTTGCGAAAGTGAAGTTATCTGGTCTAGTTGGTTGTGGGCTGAGCAATGAGGGCTCGGTGATTGAGCCGCAGACTATCAGCGTTGGGTTTGCTGGGTCGTCTGTAGCTTCCCAATGCTCAAAGCTTGGCTGATACCATGCGTGTTCAGTGTCAAGCCAATTTGATGTCGGATTGATTGTTCTCAGCCATGAGCCGTCCGTGCATGCAACTTTAAGGTCCCAGAGATAGCGAATGCCAACGCCATAAGAGTATGTGCCATTATTGTTCTTAACGGTCATCGTTATTCTAGCATATGTGTCGGCAGCCGTTAAGCCCAAAACCTCAATATCCTGGGTTATATTAAGCCCCTCAGGCATAATCCATTGAATAACCATCCTCGTCAAGGTTAATTTAATGATTGATGGGCTAACCTCATCTAGGATGCCTAGGGAGAAGCCGGGATAAGGCACTATAGAAGAGTCGCTCTCAGTCACATAGTCTCCCCTAATACCTATAGTTTCATTGAGAACGTGGATGGTGTTATATGATGTCCAGGCGTCACCATCAACACCAAACTGTAGGATATCTTGGCTTGGAACCGGATGGTTTGGTCCAGTGCAGATAGTATATGTTCCAACACCATCATAGCCGGTTTTACTCTCAATGTAGACTGTTAGTATGCCATTGCTTATGGAAACCTCCGAGTCAGGTCCATTGTTAGCAGCGTAGATTACATCCGGGCTGGATAAGAGGGATATTATCAGGATTAAGATGAATAGAATTGTTAATAAAGCAGCTTTAAAACCAAATTGCCTCATAATAAGACACTCATCCAAATATCTGAGCAAACTAATATTTTGCCCTTCAAAAGTATATAAGAATTTTGGAAATTAAAATATATGGTCAATAGTTATCATCTCACCCAACTTTTTTCGCTCCCAGTTACTCTCATAACTCTCCATTGGCTAAAAAAGCTCCTAAAAATCACAATTCCTTAAAATATTTCTCTTTATTTATTGAGAAAAATGTTAAAGGCATTCTCTTTCTTAGAGAATATATTGGATGGAGTAGGTTTTGGAGTCAGCTATAATATTGCCAACATATAATGAATCTGAGAATATTAGGGATCTAATACTGGCAATCGAGAGGCTCAACATCAATTCCCTAATTCTAGTAATAGATGACTCGAGTCCTGATGGAACGCAGGAGATCGTTAAGAAACTTCAGATGGAATTTAATAACATAATGCTCATTACGAGACCACGTAAGATGGGGCTTGGAACAGCCATTAGAGATGGCTTCAAAATTTTAGCCTCGTTACCAGAGAAGCCAGAGTACGTGATCACAATGGATGCAGACTTCTCCCATAATCCAAAGGATATACCGCGGCTACTGCAGCACGCAAAAGAGGGGTATGACATAGTTATTGGGAGCAGATATATTAGGGGCGGAGCCATTAAAGGCTGGACTCCAACACGTATAATCATAAGCAGAATAGCTAATAGAATAGCGAGATCCCTTATAGGGCTCCCAGTAAACGACTTCACAAGCGGCTTCAGATGCTACTCAATAAAATATATTCTTAAAGCATTACCCGATCTTAAGAGCCGAAGATTCGAGATACAAATAGAAACACTAAAATTGGCGCAATTACTAAAAATGAGGGTTGCTGAAACACCAATAGTATTCGAGAATAGGAAGAGGGGTAGGTCAAAGCTGACAATAAAAGAAGTGATAAACTTCCTTATCCATGCCATAAAAATGTCCACTATGAAGGTTGATTAAAGACTATTTATAGATAATAGATATCTCACTCAGGTATAACCTCTATATAATCTAAGCATATTGTCACGTTATTTCCAGAGCTTACACCCCTAAACTCAACATCACTAACTCTACTTTTAAGATTAAATGCTACATAAAATGTGTGCCACATAGATGACCCACTTATTTCTTCACCATAAATACTGCGCAAGGCTATTCTACCCGCATATCTAGAATAAACTTCTAAATCAATTAATTTCCCATTTAATATCTGATCAACCTTAATCCTGAAACGCGCAGTATAATTTCCCGGAGGTAAAGCGACATAAGGTCCATACCAAATTACTTTTGTAGATGTGGATGAAACCTTAAACACCATAACTCTTCCAGCTTCCGCGGTAGGGTCATCCATGATAATCACATTAGCCGCATATAATTCCTTAGAAGTAAATCTAACAATTATATTCTCTGGTAAACTACTGTATCCCCTCTTATATAGCTCTAATCCAGCCCCCCTAATTAATAATCCGTAATTTCTATTCGGTTTTATAAACTCGGCGTAAATTAGATTAGCCTCCCCCTTATCCCAGAAAGATTCTATCAGCACGTAATCGAATTCAATGTTATTTTTAAGGTACTCAATAAACGACCTAAATAATTCGGGGGATGGATAATTTAGGGGCGGCACAGTGTAAGCGTTAGAATTTATGGATAAATGTGGAAAAACTCTCGATGTGGCGAGAATAAATGGTTCACCGGATATCTTCATAATAGCTTGCCTAACATGATTCTCTATAGCTGAGGGAACTGTAACCCCGTAATCCCTGAAGTAATCATAATTTCCAACCTTATGTATAAAGGATATTGGTGAAAGAAAAAATGAGAGAATAATCCCAACCAATAATATAAGCGCGGAGACCCTCCTAATGAGGGGTTTAGATATTTCACTGCTAAACCCACTAACTATTCTCTTTATGGCATCAATAAGAGCTATATAGGTGAAGGGCAGAGTGAAGGCTGAATACTGAAAACCCAAAGAGTAATAAGGTGTCCAGTTACTTAACACCGCTATGAAAAACCATAAGAAAACTGGTAATAAAACTAGCGGAGATAGTAGGGCTAGAAAACAGCTATGGGCGAATGTTAGAATAATATAAAAAATCTTCTTGGGCAATTCGTACCGAAAAGCCTCTAATGCCAAATATGGATTGAGTATTACTTTAATAGGTATCTCAGCTGGATCATTTATATCCAGTATCTTAAACTGGGAAATAGCTTTCATTTCTTTGGGAGGATTTGGGTTAATAGCGTTCTTAATTGCAGATGAAAGAATAAGCCATGATATGGATACTATTAGCATAATAAGGGGCATTATGGAGCGCTGGAGAATAATCTTAAAACGGAACCTTCTATTACAATTCCTCAGATCACTCCTTACTTCTAGGAGAGAATATGGTACGCAAGCTAAAATAAAGTATGTCGTCTGCTCTATGGTGGATAAGCCCATTAAAAGGAAAAGTATGAAAAAAATAACCCTTTTCCTCTTTAGAAAATATATTGCTGACAATATGAAGAGTGGGAAAAACGCCTGGGTGTGAAAATCATACCAATTCACTCCCTGCAAAAGCGGATTTAAGAGATAAGAAGCCGCTATAAACAATGCTGAAATCCTATCATTCAATACATGAATCGCAAGTAAATAGACTGGTATCGCGCCTAAAGCCAGCGCAACCGATTGCAATACAAGTATTGTTTCAACGCTTCTTATAAAGTAAAAGAATGGCACTACCAGAAATAGGACTGGTGCAAAATGCACGCCAAAATAGCTACCAGTAGGCGAAAAAAATAACTCAACATTATTTGTGAAGAGTCTACCCTTGATTGCATTCGCAATAGACTGCACAATTAATCCAAGATCCCATGCATCACTCCTAAAAGAATAATGTCTCATAATAGTATAGTGGGAGAAGATAATTGCGTAAGAAACTATCATGATCATAAGGATCCATTCTGAGATTTTAAATATCCATAATCTTTTCTCAAGAAGAATCGCTAAACTCATCCTCCAAGATTTAAGTCTCCACATTTAATAATCAACTCTCACCATTCTCCCAGTAAGCTTATAATTTTAGAGTCTACTAAATAAAATAAAATTTATCCTTATAAGACATACTCAATTCTTGCAGTTTTTATTCAGTTTACTTATTATATGTAAAATCTTTTCTTTAAAGACGGATTTATCAAAGCGTAAAGCATAAACTCTAGCCCTCTTAGCAACTTCTTGTCTTATATCCTCATTACTTAATAGGCTCCTAATAATATTGGCAGCCTCATCAACATCACGATAAGCGAAACCATAAACACCCTGCCTTCGATCTAAAATGTCATTCCATGGACCGCCACTATTCGGAACAACCGGAATGCATCCAGCAGCCATTGCTTCAACAATAACCATTCCAAAAGCCTCTGAGGGTTGAGTATGTAATAAAATTTTAGCCTTAAATAGGGTTTCAATAAGTTTATCTAATGGCTCATTAATTAATACGTTAACTTTGCTCCTGAGATTCATTTTCTCAATAGCCATATTTAGCTCGTTAAGACCCTCCTCAAACCTCCCACTGCTTGAGCCTACTATTAGAAATACGGCTTCATTGACACGTTTAGCAACTTCTAAAACAACATTCAATGATTTTCCTGGATGAATTCTTGAGACAGTAACAATTAAATTAAGACGTTGCCTTTCACTTTCCTCTTTAACCATAAACTTATTAATGTCAACAGGAGGATAGATTACTATAGAGTCTCTACCAATCTTCTTCAAAACTAAATCTCTAAGAAAATATGAATTGGTTACCAAAAGTCTCTTAGAATCTATCCTATCCAGCAGCTTTAAGAAGATATCGTAAATTTTGCTATAACACTTCCAAATAGCACTTTTACCTAAACGGGTATTTAGAAATGAATGCTCGAGTCTGAATGGCACAGTGTTAATATACACAACGTCTCCTACACAATCAAAAAGTTCGCCACCGACCACAAAAACAATATCAAATTTCAAAAGAAACCTAACGACCAAAACCTCAAGAACATAAAATAAAGTAAGAAAAATGTTTCGAAACATGGAATTAAAAAATCTTGGAAAACTTGAAACAATAAAGTATTCCTTGAAATGTAAATCTCTAAAATCCCCAAAAATTCTTTTCACTAAATCCCATCTGGTTTCATCAACAGTGAAAAGCGAAACTTCATAACCAGCCTTAGATAAAATTTCAATGAACCCTAAGCAGACCCTTACAGCCCCTCCAAGATAATTTAGTGATGGAAAAAGAACAGCTGCCCTCGCCCTCATCTTCATATGAGCCCTCACCTATGAAAACTAAAAATACATATATTTGTGTCTATTTTTAAAGATAAGGGAACTCATATTTAAGAGACTAGATGCGGGACCCTCCAAAAATGAAAAAATTAAACGTCAAAATTCGGAATGGCTTCAATATTTTAAAGAAGATAACGATGGAAATAAGAAATTTTATAGAAAATAAAGCCGATATACTAGTTTTTATACCAATTCTGTTATATGCCATAATCTTTTCTTATTACACTCTGCTCAAACATTATACATTTAATAGTTATGCATGGGATCTTGGGATATTCAATCAAGCGCTCTACACAACACTGTATCATGGAAAACTCTTATTCTCCACAGCTGAGCTATTCATGCATCCCTCAGGCTCATATCTGGCAACTCACTTTAGTCCCATCCTATTCACTCTGCTACCTATATACGCCCTGTATCCTTCAGCCGAGCTCCTAATAGTTTTTAAATCATTTATACTGGCTTTAGGAGCATTACCACTCTATTTCCTAGTTAAAGAAATATTAAAGGATAGGAAAGCTGCTTTTATTTTTGCAGTAGCATATCTACTGCATCCCGCGATTCAAGGCTCTAACTGGTTTGATTTTCAACAACAAATCTTCATACCAATATTTCTATTCTCCTCAATATACTTTATGAACAAGGAGAAGTGGAAATCATATTTCATCGCAATTGCTTTATCACTTACAATATCTGAGCATGCAACGCTCGCAGTTCTAGCCTTATCAATCTACTATTTATTAACGAGCAACATAAGAAAAATTCCGTACTCACTTAAAACACTGAAAGTAACACGGGAGACATCCATACTAATAACGGTTTTGATGTGTCTAATCTCCTTTTACATATCTGAATATATTAAAGGATTATTTCCTATTCAACCAAAATTCATAGAAATGTATAGGGCTCTAGGTGCTTATAGGGTTTTAGGCTTTAAGGGAGAATCGCTTATTTTGTTACCAATCTATATATTATTAAACCCTGGTAAAGCTCTAAATGCCATTTTATACGACTACACAATGAAGCTAATTTATATCGTTCTCTTATTCGGGCCGCTCGCATTTTTGCCTTTTGGAAGTAAAATAACAATTGTTACATTCGCTCTTCTATCACCATTCTTAGTCTCGAATTATCCTGCCTACTATAAGATTGGGGCTCACTATCCGTTATATGTAGTAGTGCCTATTTTCTTGGCCGCTATCGATACATTATCGAATAGAACAAAAAAAGACGTTAATAGCGCGCTTAAAATAATTATGGCTGCATCACTCATATTTATTATTTCAACAAGCCCCATAAGCCCAATGTCTAATCCGCTTCTGGAGTCGAAGGTACTTTGGTATCCTCTAACAGCCACAACTATGGTTGTAAGTAGTGAGGTGAAAGATCTCCACCAACTACTAGACATGGTTCCCAAGGATGCGTCAATATTAACGCAGAATAATATTTTTCCTCATGTATCAAGTAGAATAAACGCTTACGTGCTACCTCCATCCAGTATAACACAGGAGCAGATAGAGATCTTAAAAGATTATGTGAGAGACCTAATAAACAAGAGTGAGTACATTTTATTAAACATAAGACAGAAAGATTATTGGACGCGGTTCACTTTTAATGAAGTCTTAAGCAGTAATCTCTTCGGACCATATGCATTCACGAAATGGGCTATTTTATTTAAGAGAGGCTATGAGGGACCAACTCAGATAACTTACCCTAATAATGAAATAGTATTCTCCACCAAAGATTTTAACCTTAATTTCGGAAGTATGATATCCGATGCTTCATCTAAAAGCGGAAGTGTAGCATTCTGTCCTAAAGATTCCAAACAAGGCATCTTCATATACGGACCTTACATTTTTCTACCGAACGGAGTATATAATGTGACATGGAGGGTTAAATTTGGTCCACACGGTGAAGGACATTTAGCGACATTCGAGGTTACAGAAAAATTTGGTGAAGTAAATATTGCTAAAAAATACGTGTATGGATTTGATGTAGAATCTAAAGTATGGACTAATATAACACTGACATTCGGAGTAAGTGAGGTTAAATCTTATGTTGAATTCAGAGTCTACTCAAGAGGTGCAGCTGATATTAGCGTCGACTATGTAGTTCTAAGACAAATCTCCGGAGAGTTGAAGGAAGTTTTTGTTATGAAAACATTCAATTACATGGATCTAAAAGTAAATGGAAAAGTCACAGGGGAAGGAATTCTATTGCGATCATCTACAGGCGGGGAAGATGCATGGAGCTTCTGGTATGGACCCTATATAACTTTAACTCCAGGAAAGTATAGAGTTACATTCAATCTTAAGGTTACTCCGAGTCCGAATCCTAATGATAGAGTTATTAGGTTGGAGGTTACGAAAAATCATGGCGCGGAAATAATATCAGGCGTAGATATTCTTGGAAGAGATATAGTTGGAAATATGACTTCTTCCGGATGGTGCAAAATAAAATTAGAATTCAGTTTAGATATGTTGGCTGAAGAGATTGAGTTTAGAGGTGTCGACCCATCAAGAAAACATGACTTATACTTAGCCTATATATTACTGGAAAAAATTTGATTAATCAAATACTACTGAAATAATGCTAACCTTTATTTTTCATCTGCCAAAATAATTTTATGTAATAATCCAAGTGGAGCATAGCGCATGAAAGTTGATGATAGGCAACTAATAGGAGGATTCATCAATTTTTACTTGGGGCACTCAGAAAATAAGTATATTAGATGGGCTGCCTCATCTGGCGGGATTGTCACAAGCATCCTAATGTTCATGCTGAAGGAGAGAATGATAGATGGAGCTTTAGTTGTGGGTATGGAGGGTTTAAAACCTAAACCATTTATAGCAAGAGAGCCGGAAGATTTGGTTATGGCTATGGGCTCAAAATACTTGCCTATTTCACTCAGCGCAGAATTCAGAGAATTATTAAAGTCTAAAGGCAAATACGCTGTTGTCGGGCTTCCATGTCACATTAGGCTAATAAGAAGATTCATGGCGAAGCCTAAGGATGCGCATGAGCGCATAATATTACTTCTAGGGCTCTTCTGCTGCAGGGTCATAAGCCCCTTAGGTTTTAGAGTACTATTATATAAGTTAAATGTTAAGGAGAAAGAAGTTGAAGAGTTTAGATTTAGGGGTTACGGATGGCCTGGCAAACTCTGCATAAACCTCACTAGTGGAAGAAGAATTTCAATGCCATTCTTTAGTTATTGGCGCCCGCTATATTCTACATATTTTTTTACACCCAGAGCATGCATGTTCTGTTCTGATATGACGAATGAGGAAGCCGACATATCTATTGGTGATGCATGGCTGCCAAAAATAATAAGGAAGGATAATTTAGGCTCATCAATAATTATATCTAGGACAGATAAAGCTGAGAAAATCCTTCAGGAAGCTCAAGCTAAGGGTTTTATTAAGCTGACTAAAATAGAGGGAAGAGAAGTTATTAAAGCACAATGGCGCCCAATATTCTTTAAGAAGATAACGCTACCACTACGCTTAACATTAATTAGACGTAAAAAGCATAGCACCATGACAAGTTCAATGGGATTATTTTTCAGTTTCATCTGCGCCTTACTCCAAATAGCAAATATAAAATTTTCTGAATCACATATAGGGGCGCATATCATAGAGAAATTACCCTTCAAACTACTGTTATTTTACGCAACTTTCCACGCAATGCTTGAATATTTATCGTGGAGGATCATCATATGAAAGTCCATATAATCGGCAATATTAATCCA encodes the following:
- a CDS encoding polyprenol monophosphomannose synthase, with product MESAIILPTYNESENIRDLILAIERLNINSLILVIDDSSPDGTQEIVKKLQMEFNNIMLITRPRKMGLGTAIRDGFKILASLPEKPEYVITMDADFSHNPKDIPRLLQHAKEGYDIVIGSRYIRGGAIKGWTPTRIIISRIANRIARSLIGLPVNDFTSGFRCYSIKYILKALPDLKSRRFEIQIETLKLAQLLKMRVAETPIVFENRKRGRSKLTIKEVINFLIHAIKMSTMKVD
- a CDS encoding DUF2079 domain-containing protein encodes the protein MWRLKSWRMSLAILLEKRLWIFKISEWILMIMIVSYAIIFSHYTIMRHYSFRSDAWDLGLIVQSIANAIKGRLFTNNVELFFSPTGSYFGVHFAPVLFLVVPFFYFIRSVETILVLQSVALALGAIPVYLLAIHVLNDRISALFIAASYLLNPLLQGVNWYDFHTQAFFPLFILSAIYFLKRKRVIFFILFLLMGLSTIEQTTYFILACVPYSLLEVRSDLRNCNRRFRFKIILQRSIMPLIMLIVSISWLILSSAIKNAINPNPPKEMKAISQFKILDINDPAEIPIKVILNPYLALEAFRYELPKKIFYIILTFAHSCFLALLSPLVLLPVFLWFFIAVLSNWTPYYSLGFQYSAFTLPFTYIALIDAIKRIVSGFSSEISKPLIRRVSALILLVGIILSFFLSPISFIHKVGNYDYFRDYGVTVPSAIENHVRQAIMKISGEPFILATSRVFPHLSINSNAYTVPPLNYPSPELFRSFIEYLKNNIEFDYVLIESFWDKGEANLIYAEFIKPNRNYGLLIRGAGLELYKRGYSSLPENIIVRFTSKELYAANVIIMDDPTAEAGRVMVFKVSSTSTKVIWYGPYVALPPGNYTARFRIKVDQILNGKLIDLEVYSRYAGRIALRSIYGEEISGSSMWHTFYVAFNLKSRVSDVEFRGVSSGNNVTICLDYIEVIPE
- a CDS encoding glycosyltransferase, translating into MKMRARAAVLFPSLNYLGGAVRVCLGFIEILSKAGYEVSLFTVDETRWDLVKRIFGDFRDLHFKEYFIVSSFPRFFNSMFRNIFLTLFYVLEVLVVRFLLKFDIVFVVGGELFDCVGDVVYINTVPFRLEHSFLNTRLGKSAIWKCYSKIYDIFLKLLDRIDSKRLLVTNSYFLRDLVLKKIGRDSIVIYPPVDINKFMVKEESERQRLNLIVTVSRIHPGKSLNVVLEVAKRVNEAVFLIVGSSSGRFEEGLNELNMAIEKMNLRSKVNVLINEPLDKLIETLFKAKILLHTQPSEAFGMVIVEAMAAGCIPVVPNSGGPWNDILDRRQGVYGFAYRDVDEAANIIRSLLSNEDIRQEVAKRARVYALRFDKSVFKEKILHIISKLNKNCKN
- a CDS encoding DUF2079 domain-containing protein is translated as MEIRNFIENKADILVFIPILLYAIIFSYYTLLKHYTFNSYAWDLGIFNQALYTTLYHGKLLFSTAELFMHPSGSYLATHFSPILFTLLPIYALYPSAELLIVFKSFILALGALPLYFLVKEILKDRKAAFIFAVAYLLHPAIQGSNWFDFQQQIFIPIFLFSSIYFMNKEKWKSYFIAIALSLTISEHATLAVLALSIYYLLTSNIRKIPYSLKTLKVTRETSILITVLMCLISFYISEYIKGLFPIQPKFIEMYRALGAYRVLGFKGESLILLPIYILLNPGKALNAILYDYTMKLIYIVLLFGPLAFLPFGSKITIVTFALLSPFLVSNYPAYYKIGAHYPLYVVVPIFLAAIDTLSNRTKKDVNSALKIIMAASLIFIISTSPISPMSNPLLESKVLWYPLTATTMVVSSEVKDLHQLLDMVPKDASILTQNNIFPHVSSRINAYVLPPSSITQEQIEILKDYVRDLINKSEYILLNIRQKDYWTRFTFNEVLSSNLFGPYAFTKWAILFKRGYEGPTQITYPNNEIVFSTKDFNLNFGSMISDASSKSGSVAFCPKDSKQGIFIYGPYIFLPNGVYNVTWRVKFGPHGEGHLATFEVTEKFGEVNIAKKYVYGFDVESKVWTNITLTFGVSEVKSYVEFRVYSRGAADISVDYVVLRQISGELKEVFVMKTFNYMDLKVNGKVTGEGILLRSSTGGEDAWSFWYGPYITLTPGKYRVTFNLKVTPSPNPNDRVIRLEVTKNHGAEIISGVDILGRDIVGNMTSSGWCKIKLEFSLDMLAEEIEFRGVDPSRKHDLYLAYILLEKI
- a CDS encoding Coenzyme F420 hydrogenase/dehydrogenase, beta subunit C-terminal domain; protein product: MKVDDRQLIGGFINFYLGHSENKYIRWAASSGGIVTSILMFMLKERMIDGALVVGMEGLKPKPFIAREPEDLVMAMGSKYLPISLSAEFRELLKSKGKYAVVGLPCHIRLIRRFMAKPKDAHERIILLLGLFCCRVISPLGFRVLLYKLNVKEKEVEEFRFRGYGWPGKLCINLTSGRRISMPFFSYWRPLYSTYFFTPRACMFCSDMTNEEADISIGDAWLPKIIRKDNLGSSIIISRTDKAEKILQEAQAKGFIKLTKIEGREVIKAQWRPIFFKKITLPLRLTLIRRKKHSTMTSSMGLFFSFICALLQIANIKFSESHIGAHIIEKLPFKLLLFYATFHAMLEYLSWRIII